In Bacillus cereus ATCC 14579, a single window of DNA contains:
- a CDS encoding GH25 family lysozyme — MGYIVDISKWNGDVNWPVAKQYIDFIIARVQDGSNYVDPLYKGYVQSMKQHGIPCGNYAFCRFVSENDARIEARDFWNRGDKSATVWVADVEVKTMDDMRAGTQAFIDELRRLGAQKVGLYVGHHMYAPFGMANVKADFVWIPRYGGKKPDYPCDIWQYTETGNVPGIGKCDLNQLIGSKPLSWFTEKKQQEQTVSNSGYQYVKSGGFGVSLVPEVLNAMNERGIKGKVISDPLTGVAYLETEVLPNTELDKITWWMDNRPGGKWFYEYCKK; from the coding sequence ATGGGTTACATTGTAGATATTTCAAAATGGAATGGTGACGTTAACTGGCCTGTAGCGAAACAATACATTGATTTTATTATCGCTCGTGTACAAGATGGTTCGAATTATGTAGATCCATTATATAAAGGGTATGTGCAATCAATGAAACAGCATGGCATTCCTTGTGGTAACTATGCATTCTGTCGTTTCGTTTCTGAAAATGATGCACGTATAGAAGCTCGGGACTTTTGGAACCGCGGAGACAAGAGCGCAACAGTCTGGGTTGCTGATGTAGAAGTAAAAACAATGGATGATATGAGGGCAGGAACACAAGCTTTTATTGATGAATTGCGACGATTAGGTGCTCAGAAAGTTGGTTTATATGTAGGCCATCACATGTATGCTCCGTTCGGAATGGCAAATGTAAAGGCTGACTTTGTATGGATTCCTCGTTATGGTGGGAAGAAACCTGATTATCCATGCGATATTTGGCAATACACAGAAACAGGAAATGTACCTGGTATTGGAAAGTGTGATTTGAACCAATTGATTGGCAGCAAGCCATTATCTTGGTTCACAGAAAAAAAACAACAAGAACAAACTGTTTCTAATAGTGGCTATCAATACGTTAAATCTGGTGGGTTTGGCGTTTCATTAGTTCCAGAAGTATTAAATGCCATGAATGAGCGGGGAATTAAAGGAAAGGTTATATCTGATCCTTTAACTGGCGTGGCGTACCTGGAAACGGAAGTATTACCTAATACTGAATTAGATAAAATCACTTGGTGGATGGATAATCGACCAGGTGGAAAATGGTTTTACGAGTATTGCAAGAAATAA
- a CDS encoding DUF6376 family protein, translated as MKAKKLICFLALPLMLVGCSKDNTEEKKTDSLKVSESEKKKDESIDKEADKLYKEKEELLDEKEKLLAEKKAKEEKEVTEKKEDTDKNEVSNDKTVKEAVIGEGRTLAEEREYRGKQLTKGSSASSPLEKYQEDIKDTSNDLKTAVQSIKSLAEKDGTWKTTQTGLKGDLSRVSGRANRLASIEPPKEYDYFKVQLRDDARAIKQMVDQAFIALNENDTETAKLNIGAMIDYVDIMSSTLNEIQNVQNGV; from the coding sequence ATGAAAGCAAAGAAACTAATATGTTTTTTAGCATTACCACTTATGTTAGTAGGATGTTCTAAGGACAATACAGAAGAGAAGAAGACTGATAGCTTAAAGGTTTCAGAGTCGGAAAAGAAGAAAGACGAGTCAATAGACAAAGAAGCAGATAAGCTATACAAAGAAAAAGAAGAATTGCTTGATGAAAAGGAAAAATTGCTTGCCGAAAAGAAAGCCAAGGAAGAAAAAGAGGTAACGGAAAAGAAAGAAGATACAGATAAAAATGAAGTCTCAAACGATAAAACAGTAAAAGAAGCTGTAATTGGAGAAGGTAGAACACTAGCTGAGGAAAGAGAGTATAGAGGTAAGCAGTTAACTAAAGGTTCTAGTGCATCTTCTCCTTTAGAGAAGTATCAAGAAGATATTAAGGATACTTCTAATGACTTAAAGACGGCAGTTCAATCTATTAAATCCTTAGCTGAAAAAGATGGAACGTGGAAAACAACTCAAACAGGATTAAAGGGAGACTTAAGTAGAGTAAGTGGGAGAGCTAATAGACTAGCAAGTATAGAACCTCCTAAGGAGTATGATTACTTCAAAGTTCAATTAAGAGACGATGCAAGAGCAATTAAACAAATGGTAGACCAAGCATTTATAGCTTTAAATGAAAATGATACTGAAACAGCTAAGTTAAACATAGGTGCTATGATAGATTATGTAGATATAATGTCTTCAACATTAAACGAAATACAAAATGTACAAAATGGAGTTTAA
- a CDS encoding RNaseH domain-containing protein, translating into MISTSEFASNNKKIRFVKLKIQQATTGMKWIKIFRNLKDDFQIGGEVDLDHILQYPKDYIVGENKRVLFPYNERIYKVQGTKIEPGITVKEREYLFKEFQRKFSYFTILPECKKVATNNKNELFPLFAPKGLETLTLEVWSENIALEIEQALLDSEIVLTKVGENSYVLNTDFPVLLKIVRYNIEKVLQNPYKMQYCQKYKTNLVDDVKKAVYTTAGKRSDATLALIAMKNCDGREKIDPKQIIREGFARTNRISTFINLFIGQNVSRKTIVNSIFSLLEQKGFLRRSWNKINLPCTYVSLSIERISKFDFLPIFSKIKGKEILYKLYGSTEWQTIDYVLLNINKHNAFLPQPSKRNDMGALFKQYVFETLMEIVQYAKDQNEQVYFIVDANLRKYWIKELQNKEINIDILPDIVPEVLKVPNLNIIRINTGFDVPSYGVIESDDALDSIGLYADQKGMYYSTGEYSLNCSGIFQRYILEILPLGVKPVERDYIAKMIHYMCCNSSMLSKKNVHMTYSVHMEKVMKTYITDIDAREFKEFDDELDVDVVKVEKKDSITLL; encoded by the coding sequence TTGATTTCTACCTCAGAGTTTGCGTCAAATAATAAAAAAATACGGTTTGTAAAACTAAAAATACAACAAGCTACAACCGGCATGAAATGGATTAAGATATTTAGAAATTTAAAAGATGATTTTCAAATAGGGGGAGAGGTGGATTTAGACCATATTCTCCAATATCCGAAAGATTATATTGTAGGAGAAAATAAAAGGGTGTTATTTCCATACAATGAGAGAATTTATAAAGTTCAAGGTACTAAAATAGAACCGGGTATAACAGTAAAGGAAAGAGAGTATTTATTTAAAGAATTTCAGCGTAAATTCTCTTATTTCACAATACTTCCAGAATGTAAAAAGGTAGCAACAAATAACAAAAATGAATTATTTCCTTTATTTGCACCAAAAGGATTAGAGACATTAACATTAGAAGTTTGGTCTGAAAATATAGCGCTGGAAATAGAACAAGCATTACTTGATAGCGAAATTGTTTTGACTAAAGTTGGTGAAAATTCGTATGTATTGAATACAGATTTTCCAGTGTTATTAAAGATTGTGAGATACAATATTGAAAAGGTGTTACAAAATCCATATAAAATGCAATATTGCCAAAAATATAAAACAAATCTTGTAGATGATGTTAAGAAAGCTGTCTATACTACCGCGGGTAAGCGCAGTGATGCGACATTAGCATTAATCGCGATGAAGAATTGTGATGGACGCGAAAAAATTGATCCAAAACAAATCATTAGAGAGGGATTTGCACGAACAAACCGTATTTCAACATTTATTAATTTATTTATAGGACAAAATGTATCTCGTAAAACAATTGTAAATAGTATTTTTAGTCTATTAGAACAAAAAGGATTTTTGAGGCGTAGTTGGAATAAGATAAATTTACCTTGTACATATGTTAGTTTATCAATTGAACGAATATCGAAATTCGATTTCTTACCTATTTTTTCAAAAATAAAAGGAAAAGAAATTTTATATAAATTATATGGGAGTACAGAGTGGCAAACGATTGATTACGTATTATTAAATATAAATAAACATAATGCATTTTTACCACAACCATCAAAGAGAAATGATATGGGGGCTCTTTTTAAACAATATGTTTTCGAAACATTAATGGAAATTGTACAATATGCAAAAGACCAAAATGAACAAGTTTACTTCATTGTAGATGCAAATTTGAGAAAATATTGGATAAAAGAGTTACAAAATAAAGAAATTAATATAGATATTTTACCTGATATTGTTCCAGAGGTGTTAAAGGTTCCAAATTTAAATATTATTAGAATAAATACAGGTTTTGATGTACCAAGTTACGGTGTAATAGAATCTGATGATGCTCTAGATAGCATTGGCTTATATGCAGATCAAAAAGGGATGTATTATAGCACTGGTGAATATTCACTTAATTGTAGTGGGATTTTTCAACGATATATACTTGAAATTTTACCATTGGGTGTAAAACCTGTAGAAAGGGATTATATCGCTAAAATGATACATTACATGTGCTGTAATTCTAGTATGCTTTCGAAAAAGAATGTACACATGACATATTCCGTACATATGGAAAAGGTAATGAAGACTTATATTACTGACATAGATGCAAGAGAGTTTAAAGAATTTGATGATGAATTGGATGTAGATGTAGTAAAGGTAGAAAAGAAAGATTCAATTACTCTACTTTAA
- a CDS encoding DUF3959 family protein — protein MKKLDVLLMLLSGLFPIAGLTKQIPLEQSIYIGGLLFFTSFGSYFAKKMYSRICSWIAYAPFITLLLVIWHQDISTSSIIANAKIAACVALIPCLFRFRTYGLTLGLFSLWAALLWDIKEVQSLVILERITSLMTSHYVYILLLIGGLVLGGLLAMFIHRKEKDNQENINLLGPKKKRKRLSIKIRLPRLPKLKMKLFKFGGKESKSKMPEKIHEYKYEEPVATYEMTEQIDPYKENAVQGQTRMERRRNRYNA, from the coding sequence GTGAAGAAATTAGATGTGCTCTTAATGCTATTGAGCGGCCTCTTTCCAATTGCAGGACTTACAAAGCAAATCCCTCTAGAACAATCTATATATATTGGAGGGCTTTTATTTTTTACTAGTTTCGGTAGTTATTTTGCTAAAAAGATGTATTCACGTATATGCAGTTGGATAGCGTATGCGCCATTTATAACACTACTGTTAGTTATTTGGCATCAAGATATTTCAACAAGTTCAATCATAGCAAATGCGAAAATTGCTGCATGTGTCGCGTTAATTCCATGTTTATTCCGTTTTCGTACATATGGACTTACTTTGGGCTTATTCTCATTATGGGCCGCTTTACTATGGGATATAAAAGAAGTACAGTCGTTAGTCATACTTGAACGCATAACGAGTTTAATGACAAGCCATTATGTATATATATTACTATTAATTGGAGGACTTGTATTAGGAGGATTACTTGCGATGTTCATTCACCGCAAAGAGAAAGATAATCAAGAAAATATAAATCTACTTGGACCAAAAAAGAAACGCAAAAGATTATCAATTAAGATTCGACTTCCAAGATTGCCGAAATTAAAGATGAAACTATTTAAGTTTGGTGGGAAAGAATCTAAAAGTAAAATGCCAGAAAAGATCCATGAGTATAAGTACGAAGAACCAGTTGCAACATATGAAATGACAGAGCAAATAGATCCATACAAAGAAAATGCAGTTCAAGGTCAAACAAGGATGGAACGCCGAAGAAATAGGTATAATGCATAA
- a CDS encoding DUF3995 domain-containing protein, with protein MLIITYISACILFLVSFSHVYWAFGGNWGTNSVIPTKAGEKAFTPRAGMTLVIALLLSMAAIILLQQANIVHFAVPNVIIQVGSWICMIVFSIRVIGEFNYFGIFKRQKDTHFARMDTGLYIPLCAFLSLSFLLAIIL; from the coding sequence ATGCTTATCATTACATATATATCTGCTTGTATATTATTCTTAGTTAGTTTTTCACATGTATATTGGGCTTTCGGAGGTAATTGGGGGACAAATAGTGTTATTCCAACTAAAGCAGGGGAAAAGGCGTTTACACCTCGTGCCGGAATGACATTGGTCATTGCATTATTATTAAGTATGGCAGCAATAATTTTGTTGCAACAAGCAAATATTGTTCATTTTGCAGTTCCTAATGTTATTATTCAAGTCGGTTCCTGGATTTGTATGATCGTCTTTTCTATTAGAGTAATTGGTGAATTTAACTATTTTGGTATCTTTAAACGACAAAAAGATACGCACTTTGCAAGAATGGATACCGGTTTATATATTCCACTTTGTGCATTTTTATCTTTATCTTTCTTATTAGCAATAATTTTGTGA
- a CDS encoding DUF1835 domain-containing protein — MIDKIKNAVEDMYEDEAKDLLQSILIQLNLLEENYSEDTIKNLMDIPKQLTSNPTYKRNVKESTHVHIAFDDSTAGCLKYMLSQEELFEESVVAFSEFFSIGPIYRLHTNEGQLARQEWLINNLTAYDSYFEEEYLSRFIATIEELHTIPVETPITIWKADNAHEHVGLSFVIAQLKDKKNIRVINTSEASREILKQEYDIRGTGELPPESLALFQKSFIKLPYLTEEKRMKFEHEWDRLSESIECLRVWKENEVHFVQEDYFDQFIIECAKSVGADREFLKAPRVIGEALGLVEQLVGDTFLEYRLKQLIKQEVFEFEGSLDEMRFYSVKLRK, encoded by the coding sequence GTGATAGATAAAATTAAAAATGCTGTAGAGGATATGTACGAAGATGAGGCTAAAGATTTACTTCAAAGTATTCTCATACAGTTAAACTTATTAGAAGAAAACTATAGTGAAGATACAATTAAAAATTTGATGGATATTCCGAAACAATTAACAAGTAATCCTACTTATAAAAGGAATGTAAAAGAAAGTACGCACGTACATATTGCTTTTGATGATTCAACGGCTGGTTGCTTAAAATATATGTTAAGTCAAGAAGAATTATTTGAAGAGAGTGTTGTTGCTTTTTCGGAATTTTTTTCAATTGGACCGATATATAGGTTGCATACGAATGAGGGGCAACTAGCAAGACAGGAGTGGTTAATAAATAACTTAACTGCTTATGATAGTTATTTTGAAGAAGAATATTTATCAAGATTTATAGCAACTATAGAAGAACTACATACTATTCCTGTTGAAACACCTATTACAATTTGGAAGGCTGATAATGCACATGAACATGTAGGCCTAAGTTTTGTAATAGCACAATTAAAGGATAAGAAAAACATTCGAGTTATTAATACGTCTGAAGCAAGTAGAGAAATATTAAAACAAGAGTATGATATTCGTGGAACGGGAGAATTACCACCTGAAAGTTTAGCTCTATTCCAAAAAAGTTTTATAAAGTTACCTTATTTAACTGAAGAGAAGCGAATGAAGTTTGAACATGAGTGGGATAGATTATCGGAAAGCATAGAATGTTTAAGAGTGTGGAAAGAAAATGAAGTGCATTTTGTACAAGAAGATTATTTTGATCAATTTATAATTGAATGCGCGAAAAGTGTGGGTGCTGATCGAGAGTTCCTCAAAGCTCCTAGAGTAATTGGTGAAGCACTTGGTCTTGTTGAACAATTGGTTGGAGATACATTCTTAGAATATCGCTTGAAACAATTAATTAAACAAGAAGTATTTGAATTTGAAGGTTCGTTAGATGAAATGCGTTTTTATAGTGTGAAGTTAAGGAAATAA
- a CDS encoding cytochrome P450 family protein gives MSMKNKVGLSIEDGINLASAQFKEDAYEIYKESRKKQPILFVNQVEIGKEWLITRYEDALPLLKDNRLKKDWTNVFSQDIKNMYLSVDNSDHLTTHMLNSDPPNHSRLRSLVQKAFTPKMIAQLDGRIQRIADDLISDIERKGTLNLVDDYSFPLPIIVISEMLGIPKEDQAKFRIWSHAVIASPETPEEIKETEKQLSEFITYLQYLVDIKRKEPKEDLVSALILAESEGHKLSARELYSMIMLLIVAGHETTVNLITNTVLALLENPNQLQLLKDNPKLIDSAIEEGLRYYSPVEVTTARWAAEPFQIHHQTIQKGDMVIIALASANRDETVFENPEIFDITRENNRHIAFGHGSHFCLGAPLARLEAKIAITTLFNRMPELQIKGNREEIKWQGNYLMRSLEELPLTF, from the coding sequence ATGTCAATGAAAAACAAAGTTGGGTTAAGCATAGAGGATGGCATTAATTTAGCTTCAGCTCAGTTTAAAGAAGATGCGTATGAAATTTATAAAGAATCGCGAAAAAAACAACCTATATTATTTGTAAACCAAGTTGAAATCGGTAAAGAATGGCTCATTACTAGATATGAAGATGCTCTGCCACTTTTAAAAGATAATCGTTTAAAAAAAGATTGGACAAATGTGTTTTCTCAAGATATAAAGAACATGTATCTTTCCGTTGATAATAGTGACCACTTAACAACACATATGCTAAATTCAGATCCACCTAACCACAGTCGTTTACGATCTTTAGTTCAAAAAGCTTTTACACCGAAGATGATTGCACAATTAGACGGAAGAATTCAGAGAATAGCAGATGATTTGATAAGTGATATAGAGCGAAAAGGTACATTAAATCTTGTGGATGATTATTCATTTCCATTACCAATTATTGTAATAAGCGAGATGCTCGGTATTCCAAAAGAAGATCAAGCGAAATTTAGGATTTGGTCTCATGCTGTTATTGCATCACCAGAAACACCTGAAGAAATAAAAGAGACTGAAAAACAACTATCTGAATTTATTACATATCTTCAATATTTAGTTGATATTAAAAGAAAAGAGCCAAAAGAAGACTTGGTGAGTGCTTTAATACTTGCAGAGAGTGAAGGGCATAAACTTAGCGCTCGGGAACTATATTCAATGATAATGCTATTAATTGTCGCAGGACATGAGACGACAGTGAATTTAATTACAAATACGGTATTAGCACTTCTTGAAAATCCAAATCAATTACAGTTATTAAAAGATAATCCAAAACTAATTGATTCGGCTATTGAGGAAGGATTGCGTTATTATTCTCCAGTTGAGGTTACAACTGCAAGATGGGCAGCGGAACCTTTTCAAATTCACCATCAAACAATACAGAAAGGAGATATGGTTATTATTGCATTGGCTTCAGCGAACCGTGATGAAACAGTATTTGAAAATCCAGAAATATTTGATATTACACGGGAGAACAACCGTCACATTGCCTTTGGTCATGGTAGTCATTTCTGCTTAGGAGCTCCACTTGCGAGGTTAGAAGCAAAGATTGCTATTACTACTTTGTTTAATCGAATGCCTGAACTACAAATAAAAGGGAATCGTGAAGAAATTAAATGGCAAGGTAACTATTTAATGCGTTCTTTAGAGGAATTACCTTTAACTTTCTAG
- a CDS encoding MFS transporter produces MSTNVVTKQNNGVSQVLKNRFVQGILASALFLQIGIWVRNFAVLLYVMEMTKGDAFAISMISVAEFAPIFIFSFIGGTFADRWKPKKTMIWCETLSSISVFAVLITLMFGTWKIVFFVTLISAILSQFSQPSGMKLFKQHLSTEQIQLAMSIYQTIFAIFMVLGPILGTFIFHSFGIYISIIITGISFLLAAVVLLFLPKDLENDVEKKDITLLQEMKDGIKYVKKKKALTLLGLCFMAAGLGIGLIQPLGIFIVTEQLGLSKESLQWLLTVNGAGMIVGGALAMVFAKNVAPQKMLIIGMLGQAIGIGIIGYSTNLWVTLTAQLFSGLALPCIQIGINTLIIQNSDTDFIGRVNGILSPLFTGSMVVTMSIAGSLKEMFSLSMMYEGTALLFIIGLLFILPIYNLKPVIAVESEISGKGSAVQNES; encoded by the coding sequence ATGTCGACAAATGTAGTAACGAAACAAAACAATGGGGTATCACAAGTATTAAAAAATCGGTTTGTACAAGGGATTTTAGCATCAGCATTATTTTTACAAATAGGAATATGGGTTCGAAACTTTGCGGTATTACTATATGTAATGGAAATGACAAAAGGTGATGCTTTTGCTATTTCTATGATTTCAGTTGCTGAATTCGCTCCAATTTTTATTTTTTCATTTATTGGCGGTACCTTTGCTGATAGGTGGAAGCCAAAGAAGACAATGATATGGTGTGAAACGTTAAGTTCCATTTCAGTATTCGCTGTATTAATTACGCTTATGTTTGGAACGTGGAAAATTGTGTTTTTTGTGACACTCATCTCTGCAATCCTTTCACAGTTTTCACAACCATCTGGAATGAAGTTGTTTAAACAACATTTATCAACGGAACAAATTCAATTAGCGATGTCTATATATCAAACGATATTTGCAATATTTATGGTATTAGGACCAATTCTAGGGACATTTATCTTTCATAGTTTTGGAATTTATATTTCAATCATCATAACAGGAATCTCGTTTTTACTTGCGGCAGTTGTATTGTTATTTCTTCCGAAAGATCTTGAAAACGACGTAGAAAAGAAAGATATCACTCTGCTGCAGGAGATGAAGGATGGTATTAAGTATGTCAAAAAGAAAAAAGCATTAACTTTGCTAGGGCTTTGCTTTATGGCTGCAGGACTAGGTATAGGATTAATTCAACCATTAGGTATATTTATTGTGACTGAGCAGCTAGGATTATCAAAAGAGAGTTTACAGTGGCTACTAACAGTAAATGGTGCGGGAATGATTGTTGGCGGAGCATTAGCAATGGTATTTGCGAAAAACGTTGCTCCGCAAAAGATGTTAATTATCGGTATGCTTGGTCAAGCAATTGGTATTGGCATTATAGGATATTCTACAAATTTATGGGTGACACTTACAGCTCAGCTTTTTAGTGGCTTAGCTCTTCCTTGTATCCAAATTGGTATTAATACGCTTATTATTCAAAATAGCGATACCGATTTTATAGGTCGTGTAAATGGTATTTTAAGTCCGCTATTTACCGGTTCAATGGTAGTAACGATGAGTATAGCTGGCTCATTAAAAGAGATGTTTTCATTAAGTATGATGTATGAAGGGACGGCTTTACTTTTTATAATTGGATTATTGTTTATTTTACCTATATACAATTTAAAGCCAGTAATAGCGGTAGAAAGTGAAATAAGTGGTAAAGGAAGTGCTGTACAAAATGAATCCTAA
- a CDS encoding Vat family streptogramin A O-acetyltransferase, whose product MNPNPNIKYPIEGNQNVQFIKNTITKPNILVGDYSYYDAKDGETFENRVLHHYEFLGDRLTIGKFCCIASGVNFIMNGANHRMDGFSAYPFNIFGNGWEKYTPSLSDLPYKGDTVIGNDVWIGMDTTIMPGIKIGDGAIIAAKSVVTRDVAPYTIVGGNPANKIKERFSNEIIEELLQIQWWHFDIEKITENIDVIVRGDIEPLRKLKRE is encoded by the coding sequence ATGAATCCTAATCCAAATATTAAATACCCTATTGAAGGAAATCAAAACGTTCAATTTATAAAAAATACAATAACAAAACCTAATATACTTGTTGGTGACTATTCTTATTATGATGCGAAAGATGGAGAAACATTTGAAAATCGAGTATTACATCATTATGAATTTCTTGGGGATCGCCTTACTATTGGAAAGTTTTGTTGTATTGCATCTGGAGTTAACTTTATTATGAACGGAGCGAATCATCGGATGGATGGATTTTCGGCATATCCATTTAATATCTTTGGAAATGGGTGGGAGAAGTATACACCTAGTTTGTCTGATTTACCTTACAAAGGCGATACAGTTATAGGAAATGACGTTTGGATTGGTATGGACACAACTATTATGCCCGGAATAAAAATAGGAGATGGTGCAATCATTGCAGCTAAATCTGTTGTGACTAGAGACGTCGCACCATATACAATTGTTGGTGGAAATCCAGCAAATAAAATAAAAGAGAGATTTTCAAATGAAATAATAGAAGAATTATTACAAATTCAATGGTGGCATTTTGACATTGAAAAAATAACTGAAAATATAGATGTGATTGTACGAGGAGATATTGAACCATTAAGAAAGCTAAAAAGGGAATAA
- a CDS encoding DUF1540 domain-containing protein has protein sequence MAQDVLCEVNNCKFWANGNKCSAEAIYVVSHKGKHASTTEETDCKTFDPEV, from the coding sequence ATGGCACAAGACGTTTTATGTGAAGTAAATAACTGTAAATTTTGGGCGAACGGTAATAAATGTAGTGCAGAGGCAATTTACGTAGTAAGTCATAAAGGTAAACATGCATCTACAACGGAAGAAACAGATTGCAAAACTTTCGATCCAGAAGTGTAA
- the tnpA gene encoding IS200/IS605 family transposase, giving the protein MINDYRRTKTTVSLINYHFVFCPRYRRKIFLNTKVEERFKELVQEICGEMDVAIVAMECDKDHVHLFLNTLPTLSPADTMAKIKGVTSKRLRGEFPHLQHLPSLWTRSYFVSTAGNVSTETIKQYVENQKTRG; this is encoded by the coding sequence ATGATAAATGATTATAGAAGAACCAAAACAACTGTGTCATTAATTAACTACCATTTTGTGTTTTGCCCGCGATACAGAAGAAAAATTTTTCTTAACACAAAAGTAGAAGAACGTTTCAAAGAGTTGGTTCAAGAAATATGCGGAGAAATGGATGTTGCTATTGTCGCAATGGAATGCGACAAAGACCACGTTCACTTGTTCTTAAATACACTACCAACACTTAGTCCTGCTGACACAATGGCGAAAATTAAAGGAGTGACATCGAAGCGTTTGAGAGGAGAGTTTCCTCATCTTCAACACTTGCCAAGTCTATGGACACGTTCCTATTTTGTTTCTACTGCTGGAAATGTATCGACTGAGACAATTAAACAGTATGTTGAAAATCAAAAGACGAGGGGGTGA